From the genome of Candidatus Hydrogenedentota bacterium:
AGTGACAGCGGTTCTACTTCGAAGCAGGCAACGTCATCATGGCCAAGAAAGACACCAAATGCATCGACACCTCCCCGCCATCCGAACCTCTGCGGTCGCAACCGTTTGCTGAACTGGCCGCCCGGTTGCCGAAAGATCTGCCGAAACAAGGGCAACAACCGCAGCGGGACCCCGCCAAAGTAGAGATCATTCGTCCCCGGAAATGGCCCTATCAGGTCGCGCGCACCCGCAAAGGCGGTTACGACCTGTCCTTTGAAAGCCGGGCCAAGGGTAAAGGCGTGACGGTTCTTCGCGGGGTCTCCGGCGACGCGGAAGCGCTTCTGGCTGAGCTCAAGAAGCGGTGCGGGGCCGGAGGAACCGTGCGCGAGGACGCCATCGAGATCCAAGGCGACCACCGCAAGGCCATCGAGTTCCATTTTCGCGAACAGGGTATCTGAACCCGAGACACTGAGAGCCAGGCCGGGCAGGGGCCCAAAGGGCCCGAGAGGAATAGAAGCACGCTGCGCCGTACGGGGCTGGCGCACATGCCGTTTTTGCAGCGCCGGCGGTTATCTATTGCCCGGTCCGAATGTCATGGTGCGATGCTTGACGCGATGTCGATGAGCTGCAGGAGTTCCTCGACGACCATGCGGCGGTTGGTATCGGCCTGGTAGATGCCCGAGACCTTTTCTCGGGCCTTTGCGATGTCTCCGCATGCCTTTCCGCGCGCGATGAGTTCGCGGCACAACGCGGGCATGGGCCCCCAGTTGCCGCATTCCACGAACTTGTCGTTGAGGAACACGAACTTGGGTATAGCTTCGCCGCCGTTGGTAAGGAAGCGCGCGAAAACA
Proteins encoded in this window:
- a CDS encoding translation initiation factor — translated: MAKKDTKCIDTSPPSEPLRSQPFAELAARLPKDLPKQGQQPQRDPAKVEIIRPRKWPYQVARTRKGGYDLSFESRAKGKGVTVLRGVSGDAEALLAELKKRCGAGGTVREDAIEIQGDHRKAIEFHFREQGI